From Paraflavitalea devenefica, the proteins below share one genomic window:
- a CDS encoding acyl-CoA dehydrogenase: MQFQLSEEHLMIRKAARDFAQQECLPGVIERDEHQKFPKEQVLKLAELGFMGMMVDPQYGGSGMDTMSYVLAMEEISKIDASVSVCMSVNNSLVTWGLEAYGTEEQKQKYLTPLAQGRKDGELYIGAFLLSEPEAGSDATSQRTTAEDKGDHYVLNGTKNWITNGSSASVYLVMAQTDAAKGSKGINTFIVEKSWPGVVVGAKENKLGIRGSDTHSILFNDVKVPKENRIGAEGFGFTFAMKTLAGGRIGIASQALGIASGAYELALKYSKERKAFGKEIMNHQAIQFKLADMATRIEAARLLCLKAAWEKDQLQDYALSSSMAKVFASETAMWVAVEAVQIHGGYGYVKEYHVERLMRDAKITQIYEGTSEVQRIVISRSILK, from the coding sequence ATGCAATTCCAGTTATCTGAAGAACACCTCATGATCCGCAAGGCAGCCAGGGATTTTGCCCAACAGGAATGTTTGCCCGGTGTTATCGAAAGAGATGAACACCAGAAATTCCCCAAAGAACAGGTCCTCAAGCTGGCCGAACTGGGCTTTATGGGCATGATGGTAGACCCCCAATATGGCGGCAGTGGCATGGATACCATGAGCTATGTATTGGCCATGGAAGAAATTAGTAAAATAGATGCCAGCGTAAGCGTGTGCATGAGCGTGAACAATAGCCTCGTAACCTGGGGACTGGAAGCATATGGAACAGAAGAACAGAAACAAAAATACCTCACACCACTGGCGCAGGGGCGCAAAGATGGTGAACTTTATATTGGCGCCTTCCTGCTGAGCGAGCCAGAGGCTGGCAGCGACGCTACTTCCCAGCGCACGACTGCAGAAGACAAGGGTGATCACTATGTACTCAATGGCACCAAGAACTGGATCACCAATGGCTCCTCCGCTTCTGTATACCTGGTCATGGCGCAAACAGATGCCGCCAAAGGCAGTAAAGGCATTAATACATTTATTGTAGAGAAAAGCTGGCCGGGTGTAGTAGTAGGGGCCAAGGAAAACAAACTCGGCATCCGGGGCAGCGATACCCATAGTATCTTATTCAATGATGTAAAAGTGCCCAAAGAAAACCGCATCGGCGCTGAAGGTTTTGGGTTCACCTTTGCTATGAAAACACTGGCTGGCGGCCGTATAGGCATTGCTTCCCAGGCATTGGGCATTGCCAGCGGTGCTTATGAGCTGGCCCTTAAATACTCCAAAGAGCGAAAAGCCTTTGGTAAAGAGATCATGAATCACCAGGCCATCCAGTTCAAACTGGCTGATATGGCGACCCGCATTGAGGCCGCCCGGTTATTATGCCTCAAAGCCGCCTGGGAAAAAGACCAGCTTCAGGATTATGCCCTCAGCTCTTCCATGGCCAAAGTATTTGCCAGCGAAACCGCCATGTGGGTGGCTGTAGAAGCGGTACAGATCCATGGTGGTTATGGCTACGTAAAGGAATACCATGTAGAACGATTGATGCGTGATGCCAAGATCACCCAGATCTATGAAGGTACTTCCGAAGTGCAGCGGATTGTGATCAGCAGATCTATACTAAAGTAA